A portion of the Eubacterium maltosivorans genome contains these proteins:
- a CDS encoding ABC transporter permease translates to MKKVLYYLLRALGLILVAISLNFLLVHLMPGDPLLHILGEEEYFTLYYNYPEILDKVRVQYALDGSLFEQYIRFLWNTVTFQFGKSYISGQNVVQVVLFRLRWTLILSVTAIILSAFVGGALGIFAGYHKGGRADSSLTFIFLLFETIPANCLALIVLVIFAFNLHWFPVGGMASGGLTGWAKFVDTLYHMVLPVSVLALFKTSTNFLMMKSFVSQIRDEEYILTAEAKGLPRHKVLFRHVLRNVAVPYVTLLCMQFGYMLAGSMLIEVVFSWKGLGTLIYDGVIQHDYPTVQLCFLLIAVCVIFFQFIADILAWKFDPRIKDGAVIHEA, encoded by the coding sequence ATGAAAAAAGTATTGTACTATTTGCTACGCGCTCTTGGGTTAATCCTTGTCGCAATCAGTCTGAATTTTTTACTGGTTCACCTGATGCCTGGAGACCCGTTATTACACATACTGGGAGAAGAAGAATATTTTACGCTTTATTACAATTACCCGGAAATTCTGGACAAGGTAAGGGTTCAGTACGCTCTGGACGGTTCTCTCTTTGAGCAGTATATCCGGTTCCTTTGGAATACCGTCACCTTCCAGTTTGGAAAGTCTTATATCAGCGGCCAGAATGTGGTTCAGGTGGTGCTGTTCCGGCTCCGCTGGACTCTGATTTTGTCGGTTACGGCCATTATTCTGTCAGCCTTTGTGGGCGGCGCCTTAGGCATTTTTGCCGGGTATCATAAAGGCGGACGGGCAGATTCGTCGCTGACCTTTATTTTTCTGCTGTTCGAGACCATACCGGCCAACTGCCTGGCCCTCATCGTTCTGGTGATCTTCGCCTTTAACCTGCACTGGTTCCCCGTTGGCGGCATGGCCTCGGGTGGGTTGACCGGCTGGGCGAAATTTGTGGATACCCTGTATCATATGGTGCTTCCGGTCAGCGTATTAGCCCTGTTTAAGACCTCGACTAATTTTTTGATGATGAAAAGCTTTGTCTCACAGATTCGGGATGAAGAATATATCCTCACCGCTGAGGCCAAGGGGCTGCCGCGGCACAAGGTGTTGTTCAGGCATGTGCTGCGCAACGTGGCCGTCCCCTATGTGACACTGCTGTGCATGCAGTTTGGCTATATGCTTGCGGGTTCAATGCTGATTGAGGTAGTTTTTTCGTGGAAAGGTCTGGGAACGCTCATCTACGACGGCGTCATCCAGCATGACTATCCAACCGTCCAGCTGTGCTTTTTGCTCATTGCAGTCTGTGTCATCTTTTTTCAATTCATTGCGGACATTCTCGCGTGGAAATTTGATCCGAGGATAAAGGACGGTGCGGTCATTCATGAAGCTTAA
- a CDS encoding ABC transporter permease, translating to MKLKRYQLKQVHLCVWAGAIILAFFIFVAVFADALMPYGMEELTAPFQRPSSEHLLGTNDIGQDIFSELILGTRTTLLTGITAAACIIIIGTGIGLAGGYFGGRLDKALQSLTAVGMTIPQLPFAIVFVAFMEPSMWNIVIAICLTAWPTTARLVRAKVLEVRQLPFVRVEEMMGQKSSVIMLRHILPNMSDIVLMRATLAVATSMVTEASLSFLGLGVYNQKSWGSILYYAFHKNGVVAGYTWWYVPPIICISLCIFAFVLIGYYGLGTRSPGKREEYQVIQ from the coding sequence ATGAAGCTTAAAAGGTATCAATTAAAACAGGTACACCTTTGTGTCTGGGCAGGCGCCATTATTCTGGCTTTTTTTATCTTTGTCGCTGTCTTCGCAGACGCGCTCATGCCCTATGGGATGGAGGAGCTCACAGCGCCCTTTCAGAGACCATCCTCAGAGCACCTGCTTGGAACAAATGATATTGGGCAGGATATTTTCAGCGAGCTCATTCTCGGTACCCGGACAACCCTGCTGACAGGAATCACTGCGGCGGCGTGTATCATCATTATCGGGACAGGTATCGGTCTGGCAGGCGGTTATTTTGGCGGACGGCTGGACAAAGCTTTGCAGTCCCTGACAGCAGTCGGGATGACGATACCGCAGCTGCCCTTTGCCATTGTGTTTGTGGCGTTTATGGAGCCCAGCATGTGGAATATTGTGATTGCAATCTGCCTGACCGCGTGGCCGACCACGGCCCGCCTTGTCAGGGCAAAGGTACTGGAAGTCCGCCAACTGCCCTTTGTCCGGGTTGAGGAGATGATGGGGCAGAAATCCAGCGTCATTATGCTGCGGCATATCTTACCCAATATGAGCGATATCGTCCTGATGCGGGCCACTCTGGCAGTAGCCACCTCAATGGTGACAGAGGCGAGTCTGAGCTTCTTGGGGCTCGGCGTCTATAATCAGAAAAGCTGGGGCTCCATTTTATACTATGCCTTCCATAAAAATGGTGTCGTGGCAGGCTACACCTGGTGGTACGTGCCGCCAATCATCTGTATCAGCCTTTGTATTTTTGCCTTTGTGCTGATCGGCTATTATGGGCTTGGAACCAGGAGTCCGGGAAAACGTGAGGAATATCAGGTAATACAATGA
- a CDS encoding ABC transporter ATP-binding protein — MIEIKNLTIQFNRQPPVVEDMSLTVPEGGRTVILGESGSGKSVTLAAILGILPNDAAVRGSIKIGGDEVLGLKERELRKIRGKVIGYIPQGSGNGMNPLMTVGEQVSEPLVEHSGLKKDEALQKAKAWMERLGLAPADKLAKAYPHTLSGGMRQRALMAMGAAGGARILLADEPTKGLDEKRIAEVEKLLRTLDDRTLLCVSHDIRFASRIADTVCVMYGGKTVEVAAAKTFFKKPKHPYSKMLLEALPENGLNCPGGYAPSIDKRFACAFAHRCPQASGKCLEAPKMVRAEQHYVRCHLYGA, encoded by the coding sequence ATGATCGAGATCAAAAATTTGACCATACAGTTTAACAGGCAGCCGCCAGTGGTGGAGGATATGAGCCTTACGGTGCCAGAAGGAGGCCGCACTGTTATTTTGGGCGAATCCGGCAGTGGCAAAAGCGTGACTTTGGCGGCCATATTAGGCATTTTGCCAAATGACGCCGCAGTTCGGGGAAGCATAAAAATCGGCGGGGACGAGGTGCTGGGCCTTAAGGAGCGCGAGCTTCGAAAAATAAGAGGGAAGGTCATCGGCTATATTCCGCAGGGAAGCGGAAACGGGATGAACCCGCTCATGACTGTTGGAGAACAGGTATCCGAACCCCTTGTTGAACACAGCGGCCTCAAAAAAGACGAAGCCCTTCAAAAGGCAAAGGCGTGGATGGAGAGGCTGGGCCTGGCGCCGGCCGATAAACTGGCAAAGGCGTACCCCCATACGCTCAGCGGCGGTATGCGCCAGCGTGCGCTCATGGCAATGGGCGCCGCCGGAGGCGCCAGAATCCTTTTGGCAGACGAGCCCACAAAGGGTCTGGATGAAAAACGGATCGCAGAGGTAGAAAAGCTTTTGCGGACACTGGATGACCGCACATTGCTGTGCGTCAGCCATGACATCCGTTTTGCCAGCAGAATCGCAGATACCGTCTGTGTCATGTATGGCGGAAAAACCGTCGAGGTGGCAGCGGCCAAGACATTTTTTAAAAAACCAAAGCATCCCTACAGCAAAATGCTGCTGGAAGCACTGCCGGAAAACGGATTAAACTGCCCGGGCGGTTATGCGCCCTCCATTGACAAACGCTTTGCCTGTGCTTTTGCGCACCGCTGTCCACAGGCCAGTGGAAAATGTCTGGAGGCACCCAAAATGGTCAGAGCAGAACAGCATTATGTGAGGTGTCATCTTTATGGGGCTTAA
- a CDS encoding ABC transporter ATP-binding protein, with amino-acid sequence MGLKIEHVSHRYPQQEDFVLRDVSITLEDSQIVGLLGTSGSGKSTLGQIAAGLIRPAQGRVLYQGEPFQALPAKEKRRKRVQMIFQHPEVSFNPRLSLDKSMAEVYRLCKKEYNEAARREMTEHFGIYPEQLKRVPAQLSGGELQRLAIARALLPEPDILILDEPTSMLDVISQAQVMRMLLALQKKRKLSYLFITHDVALCRYVSHKIYTIEEGIIVEDKQLNPAAVDK; translated from the coding sequence ATGGGGCTTAAAATTGAGCATGTATCACACCGCTATCCGCAGCAGGAGGATTTTGTCCTGAGGGATGTTTCAATCACACTGGAAGACAGCCAGATTGTTGGACTTTTAGGGACGAGCGGAAGCGGAAAATCAACGCTGGGACAGATAGCTGCCGGGCTGATCCGTCCGGCACAGGGAAGGGTACTCTATCAAGGCGAGCCCTTTCAGGCCCTGCCCGCAAAGGAAAAAAGGCGTAAACGCGTCCAGATGATCTTCCAACATCCCGAGGTATCCTTTAATCCCAGGCTTTCGCTGGATAAAAGCATGGCTGAGGTATACAGGCTCTGTAAAAAAGAGTATAACGAAGCGGCGCGGCGCGAAATGACAGAACATTTTGGTATCTATCCAGAGCAGCTGAAACGAGTGCCGGCACAGCTTTCAGGAGGCGAGCTCCAGCGGCTTGCCATTGCCAGAGCGCTTTTGCCAGAGCCGGATATTCTCATATTAGATGAGCCCACGTCCATGCTGGATGTGATTTCACAGGCGCAGGTCATGCGCATGCTGCTCGCACTGCAGAAAAAAAGAAAGCTGTCCTACCTTTTTATTACCCATGACGTGGCCCTCTGCCGTTATGTGTCTCATAAGATTTATACCATTGAAGAGGGCATTATTGTTGAAGACAAGCAGCTTAATCCAGCTGCTGTTGATAAATAA
- a CDS encoding ABC transporter substrate-binding protein — MKIKRVIAACLAAVMVALPLSGCGNAGGGQQGNGSGHVEVLRIGTTYKNDGYSAMNSESAYGRLNYHSFSQLNLWRFDEEGKLTGDGCFFKKWEISDDNRQVTLHFDPLGSLKWHDGEPVTIEDVLFTFDYYKQQNMTWFLKITSVDQIDDTSIRLNFDDSEAFAFMNEATLSYYILPKHIWENVTESKKYTEPNAAVGCGPYKFVSADEDAQTSYYEAVSDYPLGEITVDKVELKSFDNQSSLIMAMQSGEIDVMYGYSSSLDTTLLPTIESDSNIDPGESLNSATYQIVFGFNQYPTNDLNFRKAVRYALDYELLAQSIGGGHGQIANEGAVSPACLGYDSSLPENKRDLKKAAELLDQAGFVDKDGDGMRELPDGSPMNVKIALQGSTEIYKRIAEMLQTNLAEAGIRVSVDEQTISNPDYTKQLRTNSAYEIYLGMTTVGIASWTGIASYIADITMTSNQHFGTYADPAYLDAYSGMMKSENYDEYSAAFKDIQKMNAEQAPGIALAIMKTYFPYRTDKITGWVNYPSRGVINGETWYKAVAK, encoded by the coding sequence ATGAAAATTAAAAGAGTGATCGCAGCCTGTTTGGCAGCTGTGATGGTGGCATTGCCCTTGTCGGGCTGTGGAAACGCAGGAGGCGGGCAGCAGGGAAATGGGTCAGGGCACGTAGAGGTGCTGCGTATCGGGACAACCTACAAAAACGATGGCTACAGCGCCATGAACAGTGAAAGCGCTTATGGCCGCCTCAACTACCATTCCTTTTCGCAGCTGAATTTATGGCGTTTTGATGAGGAAGGAAAGCTGACTGGAGACGGCTGTTTTTTCAAAAAATGGGAGATCAGCGATGATAACAGGCAGGTTACCCTTCACTTCGATCCGCTGGGCAGCTTAAAATGGCATGACGGCGAGCCAGTGACCATTGAAGATGTGCTGTTTACCTTCGATTATTATAAGCAGCAGAACATGACCTGGTTCTTAAAAATCACATCTGTCGACCAGATTGACGATACCAGTATCCGTCTGAATTTTGATGACAGCGAAGCCTTTGCGTTTATGAATGAGGCAACCCTGTCTTACTACATTTTACCAAAACATATCTGGGAAAACGTCACAGAGTCCAAAAAGTATACAGAGCCCAACGCCGCAGTCGGCTGCGGACCCTATAAATTCGTTTCAGCCGACGAGGATGCCCAGACATCCTATTATGAAGCAGTGAGCGATTACCCGCTGGGAGAGATCACCGTGGATAAAGTTGAGCTGAAGAGCTTTGATAACCAGTCCTCCCTGATCATGGCAATGCAGTCCGGGGAGATCGACGTCATGTACGGATACTCCTCCTCACTGGACACCACACTGCTGCCAACCATCGAAAGCGACTCCAATATCGACCCGGGAGAAAGCCTGAATTCCGCCACCTATCAGATCGTTTTTGGGTTCAATCAGTACCCGACAAACGACCTCAATTTCAGAAAAGCCGTTCGTTATGCTCTGGATTACGAGCTTCTTGCCCAGTCCATCGGCGGCGGACATGGCCAGATCGCCAATGAAGGCGCTGTGTCGCCCGCCTGCCTGGGCTATGACAGCAGCCTTCCAGAAAATAAACGGGACTTGAAAAAAGCCGCTGAGCTGCTGGACCAGGCGGGCTTTGTGGATAAAGACGGCGATGGCATGCGCGAGCTTCCAGACGGCAGCCCCATGAATGTGAAAATCGCCCTTCAGGGATCAACCGAAATTTATAAGCGCATCGCAGAAATGCTTCAGACCAATCTGGCAGAAGCAGGAATACGGGTATCTGTTGACGAGCAGACCATTTCAAATCCAGACTATACTAAACAGCTGAGAACAAACAGCGCGTATGAAATCTATCTGGGCATGACCACGGTCGGTATTGCCAGTTGGACAGGCATTGCCAGCTACATTGCCGATATTACCATGACGAGCAATCAGCATTTTGGAACCTACGCCGACCCGGCTTATCTGGACGCTTACTCAGGAATGATGAAATCCGAAAACTATGACGAATACAGCGCAGCTTTTAAGGATATCCAGAAAATGAACGCCGAACAGGCTCCGGGCATTGCTCTGGCCATCATGAAAACCTACTTCCCTTACCGTACCGATAAGATCACCGGCTGGGTAAACTACCCTTCACGCGGCGTGATCAATGGCGAGACCTGGTATAAGGCCGTCGCCAAATAA